In Methanosphaera sp. ISO3-F5, a genomic segment contains:
- a CDS encoding phenylalanine--tRNA ligase subunit alpha yields the protein MLDKIINELHLYEKKLLKELSKNTEITPEEIAKNENMPLKAVTSAAGMLSSKDIITVDKKSTDQIKLSEEGKDYVNQGLPEHRILKALQEFSEQEKDEATIDEIIEKSGVTKQQMNFSIGVMMRHRWVRMKDGKLSLTEEGKTTNIEELPQVKFLKFINEAKEVASDKIPGEYDKVRQEFKKRKELFDIKTSQEFNFKLNDLGKQILDKGVTIQEEATQLTHEQLKTGSWKNLHYRGYDINASAPNTFPGKIHPLQQTIEEIRSIFIDMGFDEAKGTILESAFWNFDMLFQPQDHAAREMQDTFYVNNPPIADLPNQELVEKTKIEHECGGNTGSTGWQYKWDVEIAKQMVLRTHTTGLSVRYLSEHQPPLKMFSVGRVFRRETLDYKHLPEFHQVEGIVAGEDMSFKNLLGILKEFYRKLGFKVRFRPAYFPYTYLSVESEIYVPEKKSWMELGGSGMFRPEVLEPLGIKTQVAAFGLGIERLAMMRCNVEDIRMLYQSDIGWLRKLPVTKNVKSF from the coding sequence ATGTTAGATAAAATAATAAACGAATTACATCTTTACGAAAAAAAATTACTTAAAGAATTATCAAAAAATACTGAAATAACTCCTGAAGAAATAGCTAAAAATGAAAACATGCCTCTAAAAGCAGTAACTAGTGCTGCAGGAATGTTATCCAGTAAAGATATTATAACTGTAGATAAAAAATCAACAGATCAAATAAAATTATCTGAAGAAGGAAAAGACTATGTAAACCAAGGCTTACCAGAACACAGAATCCTTAAAGCTTTACAAGAATTTTCAGAACAAGAAAAAGACGAAGCCACAATAGATGAAATCATAGAAAAATCTGGTGTAACAAAACAACAAATGAACTTTTCTATAGGAGTAATGATGCGACATAGATGGGTTCGAATGAAAGATGGAAAATTATCTTTAACAGAAGAAGGTAAAACCACAAATATTGAAGAACTACCTCAAGTAAAATTCCTAAAATTCATAAACGAAGCAAAAGAGGTTGCTAGTGACAAAATACCAGGGGAATATGATAAAGTCAGACAAGAATTCAAAAAAAGAAAAGAATTGTTTGATATCAAAACTTCACAAGAATTTAATTTTAAATTAAATGACTTAGGTAAACAAATACTAGATAAAGGAGTAACTATTCAAGAAGAAGCAACACAATTAACACACGAACAACTAAAAACTGGGTCATGGAAAAATCTACATTACCGAGGATATGATATTAACGCATCTGCTCCAAACACTTTTCCAGGTAAAATTCATCCATTACAACAAACAATAGAAGAAATAAGAAGTATCTTCATAGACATGGGATTTGATGAAGCAAAAGGAACAATTCTAGAATCAGCATTTTGGAATTTTGACATGTTATTCCAACCACAAGACCACGCCGCAAGAGAAATGCAAGATACATTCTACGTGAATAACCCACCAATTGCAGACTTACCAAATCAAGAATTAGTAGAAAAAACAAAAATAGAACACGAATGTGGTGGAAATACTGGAAGTACTGGATGGCAATACAAATGGGATGTGGAAATCGCAAAACAAATGGTTTTAAGAACCCATACAACAGGTCTATCAGTAAGATACTTATCAGAACATCAACCTCCTCTTAAAATGTTTTCAGTAGGAAGAGTATTTAGACGTGAAACATTAGACTACAAACACTTGCCAGAATTCCATCAAGTAGAAGGTATAGTTGCCGGAGAAGATATGAGCTTTAAAAATCTCTTAGGTATTCTCAAAGAATTCTATAGAAAATTAGGTTTCAAAGTAAGATTCAGGCCAGCTTACTTCCCATACACATATTTATCAGTAGAATCAGAAATATATGTTCCAGAAAAGAAAAGTTGGATGGAATTAGGAGGATCCGGAATGTTCAGGCCAGAAGTACTTGAACCGTTAGGAATAAAAACTCAAGTAGCAGCATTTGGTTTAGGAATTGAACGATTAGCAATGATGCGTTGTAACGTCGAAGACATACGTATGCTATATCAAAGTGACATTGGATGGTTAAGAAAATTACCAGTAACAAAAAATGTTAAATCATTTTAG
- a CDS encoding (5-formylfuran-3-yl)methyl phosphate synthase, translating into MQLLVSAINLDEAKEATMGGADILDVKNPKEGSLGANFPWIIKEISNYANNNIIVSTTIGDVPYKPGTVSLAALGSAVSGSNYVKVGLYGTKTYEEALEVMKAVVKTIKEYDSSITVVACGYADAYKTGSIEPEFIPKVAKDSGSDLAMLDTYIKDGHRLTDHMTTEQLQNFVNTSHNYGLKVALAGSVNKNDVAMLKKIGCDIMGVRGCVCTQGDRNNGTINRELVQDLKDNI; encoded by the coding sequence ATGCAATTATTAGTAAGTGCAATAAATCTAGATGAAGCAAAAGAAGCAACAATGGGTGGAGCAGATATTCTAGATGTAAAAAATCCAAAAGAAGGTTCACTAGGAGCAAACTTTCCATGGATAATCAAAGAAATAAGTAACTATGCAAATAATAATATAATTGTTAGTACTACCATAGGTGATGTACCATATAAACCAGGAACAGTATCTCTTGCAGCACTCGGAAGTGCTGTATCAGGTTCAAATTATGTTAAAGTAGGATTATATGGTACAAAAACATATGAAGAAGCATTAGAAGTTATGAAAGCAGTTGTTAAAACAATCAAAGAATATGATTCTTCAATTACTGTTGTAGCATGCGGATATGCAGATGCATACAAAACAGGCTCAATAGAACCAGAGTTCATACCAAAAGTAGCGAAAGATAGTGGTTCAGACTTAGCTATGTTAGATACTTACATTAAAGATGGTCACAGATTAACTGATCATATGACTACCGAACAATTACAAAACTTTGTTAATACAAGTCATAACTATGGATTAAAAGTTGCATTAGCAGGTTCCGTAAACAAAAATGATGTAGCAATGCTTAAAAAAATAGGCTGTGATATCATGGGAGTAAGAGGTTGTGTATGTACTCAAGGGGACAGAAATAATGGAACCATCAACCGAGAATTAGTTCAGGATTTAAAAGATAATATTTAA
- the guaB gene encoding IMP dehydrogenase, whose protein sequence is MNKFTDKLTKAEDTYTFDDFLIKPGLSSIEPKDVTLQTKVSTNFDLNIPVISSAMDTVTESDMAISLARQGGLGVIHRNLTIEQEVKEVKKVKYANELTVKEVITISPEETVSDAQEIMDMEGVSGLPVVNENNIVIGIISRRDIKPLQGKHMNRKIQEAMTHNVVTITENTDLESALDLAYENKVERLPVVADNNELVGIVTMKDILERKKYPNAVRDKKGRYLVAAACGPFDMDRAMALSDAGADLIAIDSAHGHKTDIIESVREMNKNVESDILLGNIATAKAAEDILKAEINGIKVGIGPGSICTTRIVAGVGVPQLSAVSSVADVASDYDVPVIADGGLRYSGDIAKALAVGANVVMVGSLLAGTTESPGEMTIRNGRKYKQYRGMGSLGAMTGGVGAGKDRYFQSGSSNMNSTKLVPEGIEGVVPYKGEASQIVYQLMGGLKSSMGYVGASSIKEMHEKAELVHITPNGMSESHPHDITITNESPNYHPR, encoded by the coding sequence ATGAATAAATTTACAGACAAATTAACCAAAGCAGAAGATACTTATACATTTGATGATTTTCTAATAAAACCAGGTTTATCCAGCATAGAACCTAAAGATGTAACATTACAAACCAAAGTATCTACCAATTTTGATTTAAACATACCAGTAATTAGTTCTGCTATGGATACAGTAACAGAATCTGACATGGCAATTTCACTAGCAAGACAAGGTGGACTTGGAGTAATTCATAGAAACTTAACTATAGAACAAGAAGTAAAAGAAGTTAAAAAAGTAAAATATGCTAATGAACTAACAGTTAAAGAAGTAATAACCATATCTCCCGAAGAAACTGTATCAGATGCTCAAGAAATTATGGATATGGAAGGAGTAAGTGGATTACCAGTAGTCAATGAAAATAATATAGTTATTGGTATTATCAGTAGAAGAGATATCAAACCATTACAAGGAAAACATATGAATCGTAAGATTCAAGAAGCTATGACACATAACGTAGTAACTATAACTGAAAATACTGATTTAGAATCTGCATTGGATTTAGCATACGAAAACAAAGTTGAAAGATTACCAGTAGTTGCAGATAACAATGAACTAGTTGGTATTGTTACAATGAAAGATATCCTTGAAAGAAAAAAATATCCTAACGCTGTTCGTGATAAAAAAGGAAGATACTTAGTTGCTGCAGCATGTGGACCCTTTGACATGGATAGAGCAATGGCATTAAGTGATGCTGGAGCAGATCTTATAGCAATTGACAGTGCTCACGGACATAAAACAGATATTATAGAATCAGTACGTGAAATGAATAAAAATGTAGAATCAGATATTCTTCTAGGAAATATTGCAACTGCAAAAGCTGCAGAAGATATTCTAAAAGCTGAAATTAATGGTATAAAAGTAGGTATAGGTCCAGGTTCTATTTGTACAACACGTATTGTTGCCGGGGTAGGAGTACCACAATTAAGTGCTGTAAGTAGTGTAGCAGATGTTGCTTCAGATTATGATGTTCCTGTTATTGCTGATGGTGGATTAAGATATTCTGGGGATATAGCTAAAGCTTTAGCTGTTGGTGCAAATGTTGTAATGGTAGGTAGTTTATTAGCTGGTACCACTGAATCTCCTGGTGAAATGACTATTAGAAATGGTAGAAAATACAAACAATATAGGGGAATGGGTTCTCTAGGAGCTATGACTGGGGGAGTAGGTGCTGGTAAAGACAGATACTTCCAATCAGGTAGTAGTAATATGAATTCTACTAAATTAGTACCTGAAGGAATAGAAGGAGTTGTTCCATATAAAGGAGAAGCTAGTCAAATAGTTTATCAACTAATGGGAGGTTTAAAATCTTCAATGGGTTATGTTGGAGCTTCTTCTATAAAGGAAATGCATGAAAAAGCAGAATTAGTTCATATTACTCCTAATGGTATGTCTGAAAGTCATCCACATGATATAACCATAACTAATGAAAGTCCTAATTATCATCCTAGATAA
- a CDS encoding HD domain-containing protein, producing the protein MGFIRDSIHGDLHLTDFELKIIDTVEMQRLRRIKQLGFTNLVYPGANHTRFEHSIGTLYLANKVGQTLGLDNEVISLLRVCGLLHDIGHSPFSHVSEKALKHKHEYVTKEIIANSSITDIIEEQFDVKLINNIVDGKTKFGKIISGDLDVDRMDYLARDSYYTGVAYGVIDTERLIYSLTYNEDKLVLTPKGVQAAESTLLARYFMYPTVYQHHTTRIVNSMFKVSLSRLLEDGTVTEEELRYLDDGDLINITRNTKGLPEQTMKNLDTRQLYKKTDTINLAQFNDPSAIVEMDEKYLTEAEEEIAKKLDIKPEEVIIDMPEELSYKKMNVQVETSDGLKPLTEVSTIIDSLKKAQYNYADLALFMSPKNKEKAISKNIKLEDYITLPN; encoded by the coding sequence ATGGGATTTATACGAGATAGTATTCATGGTGACTTGCATTTAACCGATTTTGAATTAAAAATTATTGATACTGTTGAAATGCAAAGACTAAGAAGAATAAAACAATTAGGTTTCACAAACTTAGTGTATCCTGGTGCTAATCATACACGTTTTGAACATTCTATAGGAACATTATACTTAGCAAACAAAGTAGGACAAACATTAGGATTAGACAATGAAGTAATATCATTACTACGAGTATGTGGATTATTACATGATATAGGACATTCACCATTTTCACACGTATCAGAAAAAGCATTAAAACACAAACATGAATATGTGACCAAAGAAATAATAGCAAATTCAAGCATCACCGATATTATTGAAGAACAATTTGATGTAAAACTTATAAACAATATTGTTGATGGAAAAACAAAATTTGGTAAGATAATATCTGGAGATTTAGATGTAGATCGAATGGACTACTTAGCAAGAGATTCCTATTATACTGGTGTTGCATATGGCGTAATAGATACTGAACGATTAATATACAGTTTAACATATAATGAAGACAAACTTGTACTTACACCAAAAGGAGTTCAAGCAGCTGAATCAACATTACTTGCAAGATATTTTATGTATCCTACAGTATACCAACATCATACAACAAGAATTGTCAATAGTATGTTCAAAGTGTCATTGTCACGATTATTAGAAGATGGAACTGTTACTGAGGAAGAATTAAGGTATTTGGATGATGGTGATTTAATAAATATTACTAGAAATACAAAAGGATTACCAGAACAAACTATGAAAAATTTAGATACTCGACAGTTATATAAGAAAACAGATACTATAAACTTAGCCCAATTCAATGATCCATCAGCAATAGTAGAAATGGATGAAAAATATTTAACAGAAGCAGAAGAAGAAATAGCTAAGAAATTAGATATAAAACCTGAAGAAGTTATAATAGATATGCCAGAAGAATTATCTTATAAAAAAATGAATGTTCAAGTAGAAACATCAGATGGATTGAAACCTTTAACCGAAGTTTCAACAATAATTGATTCATTGAAAAAAGCTCAGTATAATTATGCTGATTTAGCATTATTTATGTCACCAAAAAATAAAGAAAAAGCAATATCAAAAAATATTAAATTAGAAGATTATATAACCTTACCTAATTAA
- a CDS encoding nicotinamide-nucleotide adenylyltransferase produces MNGNRGLLIGRMQPVHKGHINVIKDTLEEVDELIIGIGSADKSHTNSNPFTGGERILMLTKALRESNIDPSRYYIIPLEDISCNSLWVGHVKMLTPPFNKVYSGNSLVQQLFEEENIKVIQPPLFNRTEYSGTEVRKRILNNTNWEELVPPAVVKVINEIKGTQRIHKLNQKEISELI; encoded by the coding sequence ATGAATGGTAATAGAGGATTGTTAATAGGTAGAATGCAACCTGTTCATAAAGGTCACATAAATGTAATTAAGGATACTCTTGAAGAAGTCGATGAATTAATAATAGGTATAGGTAGTGCCGATAAAAGTCATACAAATTCTAACCCATTCACAGGTGGTGAAAGAATATTAATGCTTACAAAAGCATTAAGAGAATCTAACATTGATCCATCACGATACTATATTATACCATTAGAAGATATTTCTTGTAATTCACTATGGGTAGGGCATGTAAAAATGTTAACACCCCCATTTAACAAAGTATATTCAGGAAATAGTTTAGTACAACAATTATTTGAAGAAGAAAACATTAAAGTTATTCAGCCACCCTTATTTAATAGAACAGAATATTCCGGTACAGAAGTAAGAAAAAGAATACTGAATAACACAAATTGGGAAGAACTAGTACCACCAGCAGTTGTTAAAGTAATTAATGAAATAAAAGGAACCCAACGTATACATAAATTAAATCAAAAAGAAATAAGTGAATTAATATAA
- a CDS encoding adenosylcobinamide amidohydrolase, whose protein sequence is MTTNYSEEIFETNFFKIIKKDDALILNLKQDNNVLISSWLNGGLKHNMKNIVNQSISDEDYNMMANGDFDSFQEYKFQKLNLSPLTSAGLITSACMDNYAISTKKYEKLEVTSIITAGADKNAVKAGDKASFYEYNNHYFSHFGTINIITIINANLEDGALVTASITATEAKSSILQDLKIESQYSNFIATGTGTDGIAIISNKNSENHIENAGKHSKLGELIATSIRDALKKALYLQTFMSIDYQSTVLSRLSRFNILFDDFYEQSSETNKIAYASKFYHFNNNKENVSFISSIVNLIDEVQLQLLTWDDVETVIKQLIKYYLNVEVPEKKLKEKNDVLNLLIKSVNLHLFD, encoded by the coding sequence ATGACTACTAATTATTCTGAAGAAATATTCGAAACTAATTTTTTTAAAATAATAAAGAAAGATGATGCTTTAATTCTTAATTTAAAACAGGACAATAATGTGTTAATTTCATCCTGGTTAAATGGTGGATTAAAACATAATATGAAAAACATTGTTAATCAAAGTATTTCTGATGAAGATTATAATATGATGGCTAATGGTGACTTTGACAGTTTTCAAGAATATAAATTTCAAAAATTAAATTTATCCCCACTAACATCTGCAGGTCTTATTACATCAGCATGTATGGATAATTATGCTATTTCAACAAAAAAATATGAAAAATTAGAAGTGACTAGTATCATAACAGCTGGAGCTGATAAGAATGCTGTAAAAGCAGGTGATAAAGCATCTTTTTATGAATATAATAATCATTATTTCTCACATTTTGGTACAATAAACATCATTACTATTATAAATGCAAACTTGGAAGATGGAGCATTAGTTACAGCATCCATAACTGCTACTGAAGCAAAATCCAGTATCCTCCAAGATTTAAAAATAGAAAGTCAATATTCTAATTTTATTGCTACAGGAACTGGAACAGATGGAATAGCAATAATTTCTAACAAAAATAGTGAAAATCATATTGAAAATGCAGGTAAACACTCAAAATTAGGTGAACTAATAGCTACAAGTATCCGAGATGCATTAAAAAAAGCATTATATCTACAAACATTCATGTCAATAGACTATCAGAGTACAGTATTAAGTCGCTTATCACGTTTTAATATATTATTTGATGATTTCTATGAACAATCCTCTGAAACAAATAAAATCGCATATGCCAGCAAATTCTATCACTTTAATAACAATAAAGAAAATGTATCATTTATTAGTTCTATAGTTAACTTAATTGATGAAGTTCAATTACAATTATTGACATGGGATGATGTTGAAACAGTAATAAAGCAATTAATTAAATATTATTTAAATGTTGAAGTACCTGAAAAAAAATTAAAAGAAAAAAATGATGTATTAAACTTGTTGATTAAATCAGTTAATTTACATCTATTTGATTAA
- a CDS encoding universal stress protein, with protein MFEKILVPTDGSKLAEKAGFEAVKLAKKTGGKVIVTHIIDQGSTRPYDELESEAQQYIKTIVDYAVENDVECESQIIYGSPKYDLMTLTRKSEADSIMLGTHGKTGITSTLLGSFTQNVLKNIKLPIILIK; from the coding sequence ATGTTTGAAAAAATATTAGTTCCAACAGATGGATCAAAATTGGCAGAAAAAGCTGGTTTTGAAGCAGTGAAATTAGCTAAAAAGACTGGTGGAAAAGTAATTGTTACACATATTATTGATCAAGGTTCAACCAGACCTTATGATGAACTGGAAAGTGAAGCCCAACAATATATTAAAACAATTGTAGATTATGCTGTAGAAAATGATGTGGAATGTGAAAGTCAAATAATTTATGGCAGTCCCAAATATGATTTAATGACATTAACCCGAAAGAGTGAAGCTGATAGTATAATGTTAGGAACACATGGAAAAACAGGTATAACCAGTACTTTACTGGGTAGTTTCACACAGAATGTTTTAAAAAACATTAAACTTCCAATAATTTTAATCAAATAG